The Hornefia porci genome contains the following window.
CTTCATCAGAAGCGGATCGACGATCGCTTTTTTCTCATCCAGCTCCATGATTTCCTGCACCGCTTCCGCATCCGCGTTCAGATGCTTTTTGTACAAAAATTTCATGGCAAAGATCATCGCCACCAGCCCGATCACACAGGCAACTCCGGTGTTCTCAAGGAAGTCCGCGAACGTCAGACCCGCGGCGCTGCCGATCATGATGTTCGGCGGGTCGCCGATCATGGTCATGGTTCCGCCGATGTTGGACGCCAGTATCTGCCCCAGCAGAATCGGCACCGGATCGATTTTCATCATCTTGGCCAGCGTGATCGTCATCGGCCCCATCAGAAGAACGGTGGTCACGTTGTCCAGGAAGGCGGAACAGATGGCGGTAATCACGATGAACGCCACCATGATCTTCCACGGATCTCCATGAGACAGCTTAGCTGCTTTGATCGAGATGTATTCAAACAGTCCCGAGTGCTTGATTACGGCGACAAAGAGCATCATGCCTACCAATACGCCGATGGTATTGAAGTCAACATACCCGATTGCCGAGTTCACATCCAGAATCCCGAAGAGCAGCAGCAGAACGACGCCGGCCAGCGCGGCAGCGGTTCTGTGCACCTTCTCCGTAATGATCGCACCAATCACTACGACAAAGATCAGGATGGCAATAATTTCCTGATGCAAAACAAACCTCCAATAGTTACAAAAGTATTTTTCCCACAATTACGGATTGTACCACGGGGAATCTGGCAATGCAACCGGAAAAAACGTTTTTCTTCCTATATTTATAAAGTTTAATCAAAGTTTAAAGTCTGCTTCATCAACAGTTAATATTTCGGGCCCTCAATCCCTTCAAAACAGTCAACTTTCTGACATTTCAGTGTCTATTTGCTGACATCGTAGGCCGCGTTTTCCGGGTTCCAGTGAACCTTCATAAGATAATCGAACAATTCATCACCGGCCTGCCTCTTAAACAGTTCCAGCAACGCCCTGTGTTCTCGATTTGTCTGCAGCAGGATCTCCCTTGTCTTTCCTTCCGGATCGTCCACATAGCTCTTCTTCAGCAGTTTGCTTTTCATCTTCTCAAGCTGCTCAATCAGTGTATCATTTCCGCATTTCTGCGTGTACACATTGTGAAACGCCGTCTGCTGCATGTGATACATTTCAAAGTTCGCCGCCTTAATCGCCACATCCATGCTTTCCACATAGAAGGACATATTGGCGAGATCCTTTTCCGTCAGCTGCCCGCAGGCGCTTTTCGCGGCGTACCCGTCCAGAAGGCCAATTACCACGTAGAGCTCCTTCACCTCCCTCTCCGACAGCGCCCGCACCACGAAGCCCTTTCTGGCCCGGTTGTGCAGAACGCCTTCCGAGGCGAGCTGAATCAGAGCCTCCCGCACCGGCGTCCGGCTGATATTCAGTTCTTCACAGATTGCAGCTTCGTTAATCTTGTCCTCCGGCTCAAGATTCCCCTCCAGGATCTGCTCCGCAATATAATCGTAGACATGGTCCTTCAGAGATTTGTATTTCTCCATTTCTGCTCCTATAATCCAATCATCAGTCTTTGATCAGATTTTCTCCTTTCTCCCGTTTTCTCCTCCATCACACTTGATTTCTTCTTATTATAGCATATTTTAAAAAAATCAAAACCCTATTGACACTCAAAATATATTGTATATAATATATTATACATCGACCGATTACTAATTCATGGAAATCCAGGAACAGGAGGAACAACAATGAAGAAGTTCAATCATGTTATCGTAAGAAGACCCTGCAGAGCTCTGGTGGAGGGCATCACCAGCGGACTGTATCCGGGCAAACCGGATTATGAAAAGGCTCTGCGCCAGCACGACGACTACATCAGCGCGCTCAGCAGATGCGGCGTGGACATCACCATTCTTCCACCGGACGAGAGATATCCGGACTCCGTATTCGTCGAGGATCCGGCTCTGATCACCAGCAAGTGCGCGATCATTACTAATCCGGGCGCACCCTCCAGAAACGGGGAAAAGGAAGAAATCATCGACGCGGTGCGCAAGTTCTTCCCGGAGGACAAAATTGAGCACATCACTGCACCGGGAACCCTGGAAGGCGGCGACGTCATGATGGTCGGCGACCACTTCTACGTCGGAAGATCCGCCAGAACCAACGAAGAAGGCATCCGTCAGCTGACTGAAATCCTGGCGAAATACGGCATGACCTGCAGCGAGGTCAAGCTGGAGGAGGTTCTTCACCTGAAGACCGGCGTAAACTATCTGGAAGACAACAACATGCTGGTTTCGGGAGAATTCGTCAACAAACCTGACTTCGAAAAATACAACAAGACCGAAATCCCCGAGGACGAGGCCTATGCGGCGAACTGCATCTGGGTCAACGATACCGTCATCGTGCCGGAGGGCTATCCCACCGTACTGAAGAAGGTGCAGGACCTGGGTTACAAAACTCTAACCGTCGACACCTCCGAATTCAGAAAGCTGGACGGCGGACTCTCCTGCATGTCCCTGCGGTTCTGATCCCGCGGACCCGAGGCCTTATGGCACAAAACGCCAGATAAAAAGGCGACCGAATCACAATGTTGAACTCAGGAATTCAAACAAATTATGACGAGTGAATCCTTCATTCGTCTAACCTGAAAACAGCGGCCATACAAGCAAGCAGTAATTTGTATGGCCGCTGTTTTTATCGTGCGTGCCGCCGTGCAAAGGCAAAAAAGACATAGCCGCATATTTCGCGACTATGTCAATTTTCCCTGATTAAATTTCCCGGGCTGCACCGCCTTCCGGTCGTTCCTCTGTTCGCGCCCGAATCGACATACGTTCATTCAGCGCGTATCCGTCGGAATGTTATGACCGTCTTCTGCGCTTCAGTATCAGCCCTGCCGCGGCCAGGACCGCCAGCAGCGCTGTTCCTCCCCAGAGAAGAACAGAAGTCTGATCTCCGGTGAGCGGCCCTATGCCGCCCTCATCTTTTTTCTTTTCCGGATTCGTCGGCTTATCTGGCTTATTCGGCTTGTCCGGTTTGTCCGGTTTATCCGGCGTATCAGGTTTGTCCGGCGCCTTCTTCACAACGCTGATCGTGTACTGAATCGTTTTGCTGTCCGGATCCTGAATCATGAAATCCCGGCCCTCTTCAGTCTGCTCAGCCTTCCATCTGTAATTGAACGCCTTCAGCGTCCCCGCCTCGGAGATCGCCTCGCCGGTAAAGGTTCCGGTCACCTCACCGGTAACCTTCAGCTTCGTTCCGCCTTTCGTATCAGCAGGAATCTTCACACCCGGCACCTTCATATCCAGCGTATCGCTGACACCTGTAACATCCCGATAGAGATCGGAGAATTTTGTATACTCCTTTTTCAGTCCCATGACAATCGTCACGCGCTGTCCCTCGCGTTCCACACTGCGAATCTCGAAGAGATCGTTGTCTGTCAGAGATGCGGTCGGATTCTCCGGCAGAACCAGTCCGTCCTCCATCGTCAGGACCGCCGTAAATGTGCTTCTGACCCGGTCGGTCGTGATTTTGTCCGCATCCCCGCCGTAGTTGTCCTTCAGTGACTGTATCTGCTCCTTGATGGAGGATACGTCCAGTCTTCCGGTATATGTAACCGTGTCACCGGCGTTCACCTGATGCAGCGCCTCATGCTCCGTATCCTCTCCGATCAGGATGTCGCCGCCGAGAATCAGCTCCATCGGTTTGGAAATCAGCAGTGTGTGCTGAATCGTGTCTTTCCCCGTCGCATTTTCGTCTCTTCCGGTGTCGGACTGCGTCGCGCTCCAGGAAAAGCGGAACCGTTTCAGCTCGTCATTTTTCTTCGCCACTGCCGAAAAGTTCCCGTTCACCGTTCCCGTCACCGTCAGTTTCTGCTCATCGGCCGTTTTTCCGCCGTCTGTTCCGAGCCCTCCGACAGTCAGTGAAATCGTGTTCTTTCCCTGTGCCAGAGGCGATTCGACTCCTGCGGAATCAACCGCGTCCTTCAGTTTCTGATAATCCGTCAGACCGCCCCGCAGGGTAAACGTGACCGTTATTTTTTGTCCGTCCACGGAAGTTTTCCCCAGAACAAAGCAATCGCCCAGCCCCTCGGCGGAGACCTCGGGATCGTCGGGGATCTTCACTCCCTCCGGCATCGTGAGAACCGCCGTAAAGACAGACCTCGGATCCGTCAGGCCGATCGAAGCAAAGTCTCCCTGCACCTCCGAAAACATGTTTTCGATATAGGTCATCTTCTCCTTGACAGAGGAAATATCCACAGCTCCGGTCAGGCTGAAGGTTTCTCCGTCGCAGACGACCTCCGTTTTACTGCTGGTGCTCTGGCTCCTGCCCCAGAGATCGCCGGGAAGGTTCATCCCGGACGCTTCAATTGTCTGCACCCCGGGATCGTCCTTCCATTTCAGATAATACACCGTATCACCCGTGATTTCCGGATTATCCCCTTTCATCTCAAAGATCCCGAACAGCTTGTAGTCGTCGAACCGATATGATTTTCCGCTGCCGTCCTCGCCGGAATTCCAGTTATTCCGGTCTGCCAGAAGGGAACCGGTCTTCACCGCCCCGGCGTCCGGCTTCAGCTTATTGTAGTCGAAGCTGCCCAGCAGCTCGTGAAGCGTCTGTCCATAGGTCGCTTTGTTCCGGAGCACAGCCGTCTCGCCACCGTTAGCATCCTTCTGAATCTCAAATACATCCGGATTCTGCTTAAACACCGACGTGTCTGAGAACTGCCCGCCGTTGGCCGAGAAGCTCACCTGATACTGCAGATCGTCATACTGTGCATACAGATCGCAGCTGATTTCCCCCTGAGCGAAGCTCACCTCTGAACCGGGCAGAATCGCCTGTGTCTTTCCGGCCGCGTCCTTCGTCCAGTAGCGGAACTGTTTTCCGGGAACGGAAAACTCTGAACTCTGTTTTGTGATAACATCATAGCCCAGAACCGTCGTCTTCTCCTTATCGCTGCTCACCGGAGAAATAAACGTCTCGCCCCGTCCGTTGTGATAGACCACAGTCTTCATATCCCACTTGGCGTATACATCCCGATCCTCTGTGATTTTATCATCCCAGACGAACGCCTTTTCCGCGCCGCTGCTGTCGCGATAGAACCAGCCCAGGAATCTGCTCCCATCGCTGTCCGAAGGATCGCCCGGCCGGGTATTGCCGGTGACATCGTCCAGCCGGTAACCCCGGATCGTCTGCGCCGTTTTATTCTTTGTCGTTCCGTCGGCAAAGGAAGCGTTTCCGTTGTTCAGCCGGAATGTAACTTTGGCGGCAGGCACCCATACGTGCTTCTTTTGATCATCCGACGCCTTCGCCACGGAATACGTGTACGTTTCGCCTTTTTTGTTGATGGGATTCAGACCGGTGACACTCGTGTCGGTCAGAGTGAACAGCGTCAGTCGCTCGTTTCCGTTTTCCTCACCGTTGGTAGGCGTCGTCACGTCATAATTATAGCCTGCATCATAAGCAATTCTGAAGGAGCCTCCGGTGACGATATATTCCGCAGGACTGTCCGCGCCTCCGTTGTCTGCTGTCTTGTCCTTCGCCGGAGTATTGACGACAGAGTCCCCGGTAAACTTGATGAACTGCCCCTTCGGATCGTTCAGTCCCGCGCCGTAGAGCGGCGTACTTCTCATGTTCACGCCGGTCAGCGTGGAATTGGTGAACAAAGCAGTTCCGCCGTAGTTGATGTTCAGGCCGCCCGCGTAGCTGTTTTTAAACACCACTTCAGAATCGGTCACCTTCATCGCTCCTGTGTTCGTAATGCGGGAGCCGTCCGAGGTCAGCACCGACCCATTTTTAATCTCACTGGGACCGAAAATCGACATCGTCTGCTTATACGCAGAGGCGCCGGTGGCTTTATACGCATAGAAATCAGAATGATCCAGCGACAGTAATACGGTGTCTCCCTGCGGGTTGAAATAATACCAGACGCCCTTTGTCGTCAGAGACGCGTTCTCCAGGTGCAGTGCATTATACTGCTCGCTCAGTTCTTTGTTCGCCTGCACATCTACAGTGCATCCGATGAAACGCGAGGCCGAATCGTAACTGAACGCCCTTCCGCTGCTGTTCTTCGCGGAGACCGTCAATGCGCTTCTGCCGCTTCCCTGGAGTTTTCCCGTGCCGGACAAAGCAAACCCGATTTCGTTTCCGTCCAGCACGTATTTTCCATCCTGCACGATGCTCCCGGCTCCGACTGTGAGCGCAGTTTTAAACCCGCTCATCGTCAGAGATGCTCCGCCGGAGCACCGGAGCTTCGCTCCGTTGGACAGTGTGATTCCGTTCGCAGTTCCGTCTCCGTTAATCACGGCGTTTTCTGCAACATCAAGCGTGACGGCTTTGTTGACCGCCGCTCCCTTCGCCGCGGCTCCATCCTCCCGGAAATTCCCCTGAAGGTGGATAACGTCGCCCTCTCCCGCGGCCGCAACGGCCTTATCCAGCGTTTCGTAGGTCTGCTCCCTGTTTTCTCCGATCCAGATCTTTCCTGCGTCGCCGTCGCTTCCGGCCGGAGCAATGGCCGCAAAAGCACACGTGACCGACAGCGCCCCGGTCAGTACTGCCGCAGCAAGTATCGCCGCGTACCTGACAAGCCGCCGGTTCTTTCCCTTGTGATGATGATTCAATTTTTCCTTCCTTTCATGTCAGCTTTCTCAACAGCCGTCTGAACAAGCGCCGTGTCTGCGTAATGCGTGCTCCGCAACTGATTCGTGCTCCGCAGCGCTGCCGGCAGATTTTTACCGGCACCCGTTTGCCGCGCCCGTCAGTCCGACGGGGATGCAACGAGCGAAAACACGGCATATTTTGCGTCTTGTTCATCATCATAATCGGGTATGCTATGCGAGGTCAATTCATCCGGGAGCATTGTGTTTCATTAGGGCTGACATATATCCGTTCCGGGTCACGGAGGGGGGAGAAAGTAAAAATCAGCAGGTAAGAGGTTTTCTCCTGCCTGCTGATTAATTAGTGTTTATATCTGTTTTCTTTTCTTACCGATCAGGAAGAGAATGAATCCCAATGAAGCAATCATGATTCCTCCATATAGCAGAAGATTACTGTTGTCTCCCGTATCCGGCGTATTGGCCGGCGTCTTTGGCGTGTCCCTGGTATTCGTAATCACGAACCCCTTCTTGGCGTCACCATTGATCGCTGTAGTGTAACCGGACACTTTCTCTTCTTTGATGGTGTAGGCAATTTCCTTCCCATCCTTATACTGATCAAGATCTTTGAACGTATATTGCCAGTGATTATCCTTGGACAGCTTCTGTGTATCTATCTTTTTGCCATCCGCGTAGAGATTGACAGTAATGTTGCCTGTCGCGCCGCCAACCCACTTTTTCGTCACCGGTACAGATACCTTGCCGGAAATAGTATTTGTGATGGTAAAGCCATTTTCAGCTGTACCGGAAATGCCGGTTGTATAACCATCTACTTTCACTTCAGCAATTGTGTAAACAATCTCATGGCCATCCGTTTCATCATATTTCGGAAGGTCTTTGAATGTATGCTTCCAGTTTCCGTTCGCTGTCAAGGTGGCCGTATCTTTCTCAACATTATCCGCCAGAAGTTTCACTTTGACCTGATCGGTTTCCTTGCCGACCCACTGTTTGGTTACCGGCACAGATACCTTTTCCGTATTAATGTTCTTTACGGTATATCCGGAAGCTGCATTACCAGTGATTTCCGATTTGTAATTTTCAATAGAATCTTCTTTGATCGTATAGTTGATTTCTTCCCCATCTTTATACTTCTCAAGATTAGTGAAAGTATGCTGCCAGTTATTTGATTTATTCAGTGTAACAGAATCGACTTCTGTGCCGTCCGCATACAGACGAATCTCAGCAGAATCGCCTTCCTTGCCGACCCACGTCTTTGTTACCGGTATCGAAACTTTTCCGGTGATTGTATTGGTTACGGTAAATCCGGTTTCCGCTGTTCCACAGACGACGCTATTATAACCATCCAATTTGACTTCCTCGATAGTGTAATTGATCTTGTGTCCATCTACGCTGTCGTACTTCGGAAGGTCACTGAAACTGCCTTTCCATTGTCCGGCTTCATGCAGGGTAATCGTTTTTCCGGTATCCTTCTTATCTGCAAGAAGTTTTACTGTAACAGAATCTGTTTTCTTTCCCACCCATGACTTTTTTACCGGAATGGAAATTTTTTCTACATTGGTGTTAGTGATGGTATAACCGTCTTTCTGAGAACCAGTTACCTTATCTTCATATCCGGCAGGAACATCTTCTTTGATCGTATATTTGATTTCCTCGCCATTCGTCCGGTACTGCCTCAATCCGTCAAAGCCGTCTGCCCAGCCGTTGGCTGCATCCAAGGTAATAGCCTTGCCTGTGTCTTCACCATCTGCATAAAGATGTACGGTGACTGCGCCGCCTTCCTTTCCGATCCATTTCTTATTTACCTTGACGGAAATTTCCTTTGGCTCATTGCTGATGGTCTTAATCGCGCCCTCTGACCCGACCTTGACTTTGATCGGCTCTTTCAGCAGTTTGAATCCATCAGGCGCCGTAACCTCTGTGATGGTAAAATCACCCTGCGATGCTTCCTGCGAAGTGAATATGCGAGAATAAGTACGCCCGGTAGCATCCGTTGCCGGCAACGTAATTTCCTCGCCGCCTGGTGTTGTTACCTTAAAAACTGCTCCGGCAAGCATGTTTCCTGTCGACTCATCTACTTTATACAGTACAATCCTATACCCGACATCCAGCGTGATAGTCCCGCCTTCCGTTATTTTTGAGTTTCTGATGGTCGTGGTGCTGGTTTGCGTGCTGTCTGTGTTGACAGTAAGCTGTGTTTCATCCCCATACACTTCCACGGTATTTGCTACTGTCGATCCATCCGCCGGCGCAGTTGTGCTATAAGACAATTGATAGGATGCCGGCTTTCCGTTGGATGCCATCCGGGATGATGCGTTCAGGATTTTCAGTTCAAAATCCGTATAAGAACTATTGTATTCAATCGAATAGTCCACGCCCTCTGTTAATTCACCTTCTTTATGGAAAGAATACGTGGAATCATAATATCCATATATCACTTTCGCGGTTTCGGGGATATATTGCATTGGGGCGTGTTCCTTTGAAATCGAATCCACTACCGTAATGTTGTTATACGAGGCCTGACGGACATTCACTCTCACATACCAAGGATGTACGTAATTTCCGCTTTTCCCCAACTTCTCCGAAGTGTACGGCCTGTTTTCCAGAACTCCTCCAAACTTACTGAAATTCGCTTTCCCGATCGCCTCCGTGTAGTCGGTTGTTCCTTTTTCCTTTACGGTAATTTTATGAGTGATTACATCGGCCGTCTCTGTTGTGTTGTAGGTCACGGTCTTTTCTGTCATAATTTCAGATGCCGTGAAGTTCACATAGAATGTTCCTTTTAAATCTCTGACCTCATCCGCGCCTGTTTTTTCCAAGTATTTATCCAGATTCTGTAATGTTACTTTAACCGTTCCGCCCTTTCCTTCTCCGTTCGATGTAACAGTCGCCGCGCCGATCGCAATTCCTGTTTCTTTATGTGTAAGAGCAATCGTTCCGTCTTTGACTGTGAATGGTTCTGGGACCGTCAACGTGAAGGTATCTCCATTCTCCAGATCGCCGTTATAGGCACTCAGATCAAAATCCGTTTCAAAGCGATAACTGCTTCCCTTGACCAGCTGATAAGTATCATTCGTTTTAGTTACATACCGGCCTTCATTTGTATCCCACAATTTAATATCCGAAATGACTTTTGTCAATTCCTTCGCATTTTTGGCCGGAGTTTTTACTGTCGGGGCTCTTCGTGTTTGATTTCTAAGACGCAGAGCTCCTGATTTTATATTATTTTCTGCATCTCCTTCTGTCTCTGCGCTCTGTTGCTGATCATCCTGCACCTTTTCTTTATTCACTTTTACGATTTTCACCTGAGAATTGATCTCCTGCGTTACATTCTTTGTTGATGTCGTATTAACATCTTCCGCATAGACAAAAACATTCACTCCCTGGAATGCAATACTGCACACCACCAGAAGAGACAGCATTACGCCTAACCCTTTCTTCTTCATATCTTTCGTTCCCTTCATTAAATACTTGATATTGTAAATAGAGACTGTCGCAAAAAGTAGACTTTCTGTTTCATATGTACATGGCATATTTTGCGTCTTGTTCTTCATCATAATTGGGTATGCTATGCGAGGTCAATTCTTCCGGGAGCATTGTGTTTCATTAGGGCTGACATATATCCGTTCCGGGCCACGGAATATGCGGAGCATACAAAAAAGCCCGGGTAATCTCGAGCTTTCTTCGCCACTCATTTCGGACAAAACAAAAACCCCCGCGTGTTCCGCGAGGTCTGTCTTCTGATTGTCGTTCATGTCACCCTTTGTGAAAAAGTGCGACTGAACACACTTCCTCTTCAGGCATTGTCAGGGTTTTATACTTCTTTCTTGACAGCCCTCTTTAATCAGGGGTCCTATATAATCTAATACTTCCTGTGACAGCTTATCATGCACACGAAGAAATTCCATAATTTCTTCATAGGTCATGCTTTCGAAATCGATGGGCTCGTCATCAGCCTCCGGTTCTGGCAATTCTTCCAAACCAATCTCTTCGCCATTTATTAACATAACGGTTTTCCCCTTTTTCTCAATCCGTTTCTCTTATTTTTCCTATAAAATCCTTTATGGTTCGGCTGATACTGGCCTCATTACGTCCAAATTTCTCAGCAATTTCCCGCTGCGTCGGCAGCCGCCCGCTCTCAATCCACATCTCCATAACAGACTCGCTTATAAACGAGAATCTTTCTGTCATACGTCCTGTCAGCAGTTCACAAATGCGGATTGTAATCAGATCCGACACAATGGGCTTCTGTCGCGCTTGCAGCGAGCAAAACGCGTCTTCTATTCTGTCCAGAACAGACTCTATTTCTTCTTCACTTTCAAATCTCATGCTTATGTCTTCATCTGCGGGGATCTGATCCCATATACTCTGAGCATCACCTTCATCACTGATACATGTGTCTCCACCTACCGTCGTCCCACCAAGTTTTTCCAGTTCAATTATACGTTCAGGCGGCAGTTCCATCGCTTCAGACAATCTCTCGTACAGTTCCGCTGAGGATATATTTGAGCCTAGCTGTTCTGCAAGTCTGGTGTATTTCCGTACTGCCCGTCGATCCGCCTCAGTTACTTTGATACCTCTGTATTTATCATCCTGAGCTTTCACACCCACTATGTGTGAGTACTCCTGCTTCCATGCAGCATTGAAATAATGAAGAAACACGCCTTTATCCGGGCTGAAATTGTTTATGCATCTGGTCGCAGTCTCTGTGATTTCACATCCATACGGCTCATAGTCTTTTTCATTAATTGAGAGCAGATAACAATACAGATTTTCAACCATTCTATAGGATTCCCGCTTAAAAGCTGTATACTCTGTTTCCCTGTCAATAGAGAACAGCGGCGAGTTCATAATCAGCTGCTCATATTTTTTCTTATCATAATACATACGGACACCTATGTTACAAAGACAGAAGGGACTTCAACATAGACCTGGCTTTTTCCGGCTCAGTGCAGCGGATTGTATTTGTAATAGATCCGAGGCAATACAGCGGGACCATATCACAGATTTTTGTATCAACTGCCTTCCCGTCAACGAAGCTTGCCTGCCCATATACAATGCTATCAACCGTACACTCCAGAAACTTCTCAGCGAAATTAAGAGCTGTAAAAATCACAATCGGCAGATCCTTGGGACCATAAGTTATATCCGCAAAGATATGCGAACCAGTCGATAAGCCGTCCACAATTCTGCCCATCAGTCGCTCGTGGACAGAGCGCGCCTCGTCAAAATCTGTATCAATTACTGTATATTTGACAGCAGCGCCAATCTCAGAATTGGCCTCCTCAAGCTCCTGTTTAAAAAGTTCAGTATTTCTGCTGTAATGACCATAGCGATCCTTTTTTACGAGAATCAGCACCTTCAGCTCATCCTCCGGCTTCATGTTTTTTTCAAGGAATGCACAGATCGGATAGCGCACCTTCTTATCTGCCACAGGAAGGAACTTGTCATCGCTGGTGTACAGCACCGGATCAACATTTTCCTTCATAGGAATACTGCAAATAATTGTTTTCTTCATTCTAAGTACCTCTCACACGCATCTATTCATGCTGAAATTACAGTATCTGTTTTTCTTCTTTGTCTTCTCCAGAACTTCTATCCCATATTCCTTTTCGATGTATTTTACATACATCGGAATTTTGGACATCGTACGTTCTATCGCACTGTCTTTATGGGCTCTTGAATAGTTAATGGATTCGTTCAGCGATACCCCTCTCGAATAATATTCCTGGACGCCTTTGCGGTAATTCTGACTGAAAAGGTAATACTCATAGCCATCATTAACCATAAAGAATGAATGCACACCGCGCTCAGTTTGCTCACAGTAAATCGTTGTCATCATAGAATCACCCTTTCTTTCAAGGCACTACTTTTGTTCCTATTCTTATATAGTGACAAAAACAACGCGGTTTAACATTCTCACGGTTATTTTTCGGAATTATTTCGCCAATGTCATTCAGAGCACAACCAGGTATTTCACTGTTCCTGCAAGCACTCCGATACGAACATCCTCTGTTTTCCCAATTTCTCTTTGCGAAACAGTTGCTCCGTTTCGTATCATCTTCACTAATTTCATGAACTGTCACAGGTCTGTCCTGTAAGCCTGTCGCAGCATTACCCATCCTCCCGTCAGTGAA
Protein-coding sequences here:
- a CDS encoding SLC13 family permease; the encoded protein is MHQEIIAILIFVVVIGAIITEKVHRTAAALAGVVLLLLFGILDVNSAIGYVDFNTIGVLVGMMLFVAVIKHSGLFEYISIKAAKLSHGDPWKIMVAFIVITAICSAFLDNVTTVLLMGPMTITLAKMMKIDPVPILLGQILASNIGGTMTMIGDPPNIMIGSAAGLTFADFLENTGVACVIGLVAMIFAMKFLYKKHLNADAEAVQEIMELDEKKAIVDPLLMKEAIVMIVLIIIAFMVHDKFGIESCAVALTAAAIMMVIGKQDIEEVVMDVEWPTILFFFGLFIVVGGMVETGVIKQLATMIMDLSGGHPIVMMLILLWASAILSAILDNIPFVATLIPLIIAMGKQGMDITPLWWAISLGACLGGNGTQIGASANVVLCGIAGKNGYPISFNEYTKVGFPMMILTVFIAMIFLLVRFAIL
- a CDS encoding GntR family transcriptional regulator gives rise to the protein MEKYKSLKDHVYDYIAEQILEGNLEPEDKINEAAICEELNISRTPVREALIQLASEGVLHNRARKGFVVRALSEREVKELYVVIGLLDGYAAKSACGQLTEKDLANMSFYVESMDVAIKAANFEMYHMQQTAFHNVYTQKCGNDTLIEQLEKMKSKLLKKSYVDDPEGKTREILLQTNREHRALLELFKRQAGDELFDYLMKVHWNPENAAYDVSK
- a CDS encoding dimethylarginine dimethylaminohydrolase family protein is translated as MKKFNHVIVRRPCRALVEGITSGLYPGKPDYEKALRQHDDYISALSRCGVDITILPPDERYPDSVFVEDPALITSKCAIITNPGAPSRNGEKEEIIDAVRKFFPEDKIEHITAPGTLEGGDVMMVGDHFYVGRSARTNEEGIRQLTEILAKYGMTCSEVKLEEVLHLKTGVNYLEDNNMLVSGEFVNKPDFEKYNKTEIPEDEAYAANCIWVNDTVIVPEGYPTVLKKVQDLGYKTLTVDTSEFRKLDGGLSCMSLRF
- a CDS encoding LPXTG cell wall anchor domain-containing protein — protein: MNHHHKGKNRRLVRYAAILAAAVLTGALSVTCAFAAIAPAGSDGDAGKIWIGENREQTYETLDKAVAAAGEGDVIHLQGNFREDGAAAKGAAVNKAVTLDVAENAVINGDGTANGITLSNGAKLRCSGGASLTMSGFKTALTVGAGSIVQDGKYVLDGNEIGFALSGTGKLQGSGRSALTVSAKNSSGRAFSYDSASRFIGCTVDVQANKELSEQYNALHLENASLTTKGVWYYFNPQGDTVLLSLDHSDFYAYKATGASAYKQTMSIFGPSEIKNGSVLTSDGSRITNTGAMKVTDSEVVFKNSYAGGLNINYGGTALFTNSTLTGVNMRSTPLYGAGLNDPKGQFIKFTGDSVVNTPAKDKTADNGGADSPAEYIVTGGSFRIAYDAGYNYDVTTPTNGEENGNERLTLFTLTDTSVTGLNPINKKGETYTYSVAKASDDQKKHVWVPAAKVTFRLNNGNASFADGTTKNKTAQTIRGYRLDDVTGNTRPGDPSDSDGSRFLGWFYRDSSGAEKAFVWDDKITEDRDVYAKWDMKTVVYHNGRGETFISPVSSDKEKTTVLGYDVITKQSSEFSVPGKQFRYWTKDAAGKTQAILPGSEVSFAQGEISCDLYAQYDDLQYQVSFSANGGQFSDTSVFKQNPDVFEIQKDANGGETAVLRNKATYGQTLHELLGSFDYNKLKPDAGAVKTGSLLADRNNWNSGEDGSGKSYRFDDYKLFGIFEMKGDNPEITGDTVYYLKWKDDPGVQTIEASGMNLPGDLWGRSQSTSSKTEVVCDGETFSLTGAVDISSVKEKMTYIENMFSEVQGDFASIGLTDPRSVFTAVLTMPEGVKIPDDPEVSAEGLGDCFVLGKTSVDGQKITVTFTLRGGLTDYQKLKDAVDSAGVESPLAQGKNTISLTVGGLGTDGGKTADEQKLTVTGTVNGNFSAVAKKNDELKRFRFSWSATQSDTGRDENATGKDTIQHTLLISKPMELILGGDILIGEDTEHEALHQVNAGDTVTYTGRLDVSSIKEQIQSLKDNYGGDADKITTDRVRSTFTAVLTMEDGLVLPENPTASLTDNDLFEIRSVEREGQRVTIVMGLKKEYTKFSDLYRDVTGVSDTLDMKVPGVKIPADTKGGTKLKVTGEVTGTFTGEAISEAGTLKAFNYRWKAEQTEEGRDFMIQDPDSKTIQYTISVVKKAPDKPDTPDKPDKPDKPNKPDKPTNPEKKKDEGGIGPLTGDQTSVLLWGGTALLAVLAAAGLILKRRRRS